A genomic stretch from Deinococcus radiotolerans includes:
- the secD gene encoding protein translocase subunit SecD, producing the protein MTYGKKGKKSGRPAPRSAPSASKPNLWTGLLLLLTLLASVAYIWRPWEHKDNVWSLWNDKFQFMTLGLDLKGGLRIELTPETGTATKDELDRVKTVIENRINALGVAEPTVTVAGGKRVVVEIPGATPAVQDRAREIIKQTARLEFRIVQANAQPDQKLAQENPRSGGYTLAQLGPVEATGEVIQNAQAATDQRSGRWIVTFQNTDAGSAKFGEFTGKNVGKLMAVVLDDQIQSVATIQQRLNRDVQITGNFSAAEAQQLALVLKSGALPIKIRTEAEQSIGPSLGADAIRSGAVASLVGIGLVFVMLFGYYGFWFGLVGALGLLFSSIVILGMLAGFGATLTLPGIAGLVLTIGAAVDGNVISFERIKEELVKGKGIKNAIRAGYDHSTAAILDVNASHLLSALALYTYSTGAVKGFAVTLIIGVIASTFSNLVFAKWFIQWLSQRKPNMSAPQWIKETHIDFIKPATIITTLSVLLAIAGGVTVLTKGLNYGVDFSSGTTITAKTSAETTTEQVRSAVTGAGVAKANGQSTVILRNTVAGQSGASYTIKVPELSTEEIRTVQAAVQKLPQGSVQATETVGPAVGKELTQKTIYAVLLGLGLILVYVGFRFDFIMGLGSILAAVHDVMIAMGLFALLNLEFTVATVAALLTLIGYSLNDSIIVSDRIRENIKEMRGKSYREIVNLAINQTLSRTVMTSISTMLPLLSLLIFGGPVLRDFSLVLLVGILIGTYSSIYIVAPLVVYFEEWRDRRKTGGQAAKA; encoded by the coding sequence GTGACGTACGGAAAGAAAGGCAAGAAATCCGGTCGCCCTGCCCCGCGCAGCGCGCCAAGCGCAAGTAAACCGAACCTGTGGACGGGCCTGCTGCTGCTGCTGACGCTGCTGGCGTCGGTGGCGTACATCTGGCGCCCCTGGGAACACAAGGACAACGTCTGGAGCCTGTGGAATGACAAGTTCCAGTTCATGACGCTGGGCCTGGACCTCAAGGGCGGCCTGCGGATCGAGCTGACGCCGGAGACGGGGACCGCCACGAAGGATGAGCTGGACCGCGTGAAGACGGTCATCGAGAACCGCATCAATGCGCTGGGCGTGGCCGAGCCGACCGTGACGGTCGCGGGTGGCAAGCGCGTGGTCGTGGAGATTCCGGGCGCGACGCCCGCCGTGCAGGACCGCGCGCGCGAGATCATCAAGCAGACCGCGCGTCTGGAGTTCCGGATCGTGCAGGCGAACGCGCAGCCGGATCAGAAGCTGGCGCAGGAGAACCCCCGGTCGGGCGGGTACACGCTGGCGCAGCTGGGGCCGGTCGAGGCGACGGGTGAGGTCATTCAGAACGCGCAGGCGGCGACCGATCAGCGCAGCGGGCGCTGGATCGTGACCTTCCAGAACACGGACGCCGGGTCCGCGAAATTCGGTGAGTTCACCGGCAAGAACGTCGGGAAGCTGATGGCGGTGGTGCTGGACGACCAGATTCAGAGCGTGGCGACGATTCAGCAGCGCCTGAACCGGGACGTGCAGATCACCGGGAATTTCAGCGCGGCTGAGGCGCAGCAGCTGGCGCTGGTGCTGAAGTCCGGCGCGCTGCCCATCAAGATCCGGACGGAAGCCGAGCAGTCCATCGGGCCGAGCCTGGGCGCGGACGCGATCCGCAGCGGCGCGGTCGCCTCGCTCGTGGGGATCGGGCTGGTATTCGTGATGCTGTTCGGGTACTACGGCTTCTGGTTCGGTCTGGTGGGTGCGCTGGGCCTGCTGTTCTCCAGCATCGTGATTCTGGGGATGCTGGCGGGGTTCGGCGCGACGCTGACCCTGCCGGGCATAGCGGGTCTGGTCCTGACGATCGGAGCGGCCGTGGACGGGAACGTGATCTCGTTCGAGCGCATCAAGGAAGAGCTGGTCAAGGGTAAGGGCATCAAGAACGCCATCCGCGCCGGGTATGACCACTCGACGGCGGCGATTCTGGACGTGAACGCGTCTCACCTGCTGTCGGCGCTGGCGCTGTATACGTACTCGACGGGGGCGGTGAAGGGCTTCGCGGTGACGCTGATCATCGGCGTGATCGCCTCGACCTTCTCGAACCTGGTGTTCGCGAAGTGGTTCATTCAGTGGCTGTCGCAGCGAAAGCCGAACATGAGCGCGCCGCAGTGGATCAAGGAAACCCACATCGACTTCATCAAGCCCGCGACGATCATCACGACGCTCAGCGTGCTGCTGGCGATTGCGGGCGGCGTGACCGTGCTGACCAAGGGCCTGAATTACGGCGTGGACTTCTCCTCGGGCACGACGATCACCGCGAAGACCAGCGCGGAGACGACCACCGAGCAGGTGCGCTCGGCCGTGACGGGCGCCGGGGTGGCGAAGGCGAACGGGCAGAGCACCGTAATCCTGCGCAACACCGTGGCGGGTCAGTCGGGCGCGTCGTACACCATCAAGGTGCCGGAGCTGAGCACCGAGGAGATCCGTACCGTGCAGGCCGCCGTGCAGAAGCTGCCGCAGGGCAGCGTGCAGGCCACCGAGACGGTCGGCCCGGCGGTCGGGAAGGAACTGACGCAGAAGACCATCTACGCGGTGCTGCTGGGCCTGGGCCTGATCCTGGTGTACGTGGGCTTCCGCTTTGACTTCATCATGGGCCTCGGCTCGATCCTGGCGGCCGTGCACGACGTTATGATCGCCATGGGCCTGTTCGCGCTGCTGAACCTGGAGTTCACGGTGGCGACCGTGGCGGCGCTGCTGACACTGATCGGCTACTCGCTGAACGATTCGATCATTGTGTCCGACCGCATCCGCGAGAACATCAAGGAGATGCGCGGCAAGTCGTACCGCGAGATCGTGAACCTGGCGATCAACCAGACGCTGTCACGCACGGTCATGACGTCGATCAGCACGATGCTGCCGCTGCTGAGCCTGCTGATCTTCGGCGGCCCCGTGCTGCGGGACTTCAGCCTGGTGCTGCTGGTGGGCATCCTGATCGGGACGTACTCCAGTATCTACATCGTGGCGCCGCTGGTGGTGTACTTCGAGGAGTGGCGGGACCGCCGCAAGACCGGGGGGCAGGCCGCGAAGGCCTGA
- the argC gene encoding N-acetyl-gamma-glutamyl-phosphate reductase, translating into MHDQKTVAIVGGSGYAGGEFLRLALNHPHLNVTQVTSERNAGTPVSMVHPNLRGRTTLKFRRAAELDEADIIVLALPHGSAAKKISEYEAKGKVIVDLSADFRLKDPEVYRATYGEDHPTPEKLGEWVYGNPELHREELRGATRIACAGCFATSVILALYPLLKLGVLLPKDIIATGLVGSSAAGASASDSSHHPERAGSLRVYKPVGHRHTAEAQQELPGHFPLHLTAISTPRVRGILTTAQAWIPDGYSDRDVWSAYREVYGAEPFIRIVKVAKGIHRYPDPMLLDGTNYCDIGFEMDQDTGRVVLMSAIDNLVKGTAGHAIQSLNIAHDWPETTGLDFAGLHPA; encoded by the coding sequence ATGCACGACCAGAAAACCGTCGCCATTGTGGGCGGCAGCGGCTACGCGGGCGGAGAATTCCTGCGCCTCGCCCTGAACCACCCCCACCTGAACGTCACGCAGGTCACCAGCGAACGCAACGCGGGCACCCCCGTCAGCATGGTGCACCCCAACCTGCGCGGCCGCACCACCCTCAAGTTCCGCCGGGCCGCCGAGCTGGACGAGGCCGATATCATCGTGCTGGCCCTCCCGCACGGCAGCGCCGCGAAGAAGATCAGCGAGTATGAGGCCAAGGGCAAGGTCATCGTGGACCTGTCCGCCGACTTCCGCCTGAAGGACCCCGAGGTCTACCGCGCCACGTACGGCGAGGACCACCCCACCCCCGAGAAACTGGGCGAGTGGGTGTACGGCAACCCGGAACTGCACCGTGAGGAGCTGCGCGGCGCGACCCGCATCGCCTGCGCCGGGTGCTTTGCCACCAGTGTCATTCTGGCCCTGTACCCGCTGCTGAAACTGGGCGTGCTGCTGCCCAAGGACATCATCGCGACCGGATTGGTCGGCAGCAGCGCCGCCGGGGCCAGCGCCAGTGACAGCAGCCACCACCCCGAGCGGGCCGGGAGCCTGCGGGTGTACAAACCCGTCGGGCACCGCCACACCGCCGAGGCGCAGCAGGAACTCCCGGGGCACTTCCCGCTGCACCTGACCGCGATCAGCACCCCGCGCGTGCGCGGCATCCTGACCACCGCGCAGGCCTGGATTCCCGACGGGTACAGCGACCGCGACGTCTGGAGTGCCTACCGCGAGGTGTACGGCGCCGAACCGTTCATCCGCATCGTGAAGGTCGCCAAGGGCATTCACCGCTACCCGGACCCCATGCTGCTGGACGGCACGAACTACTGCGACATCGGCTTCGAGATGGACCAAGACACCGGGCGCGTGGTGCTCATGTCCGCCATCGACAACCTGGTCAAGGGCACCGCCGGGCACGCCATCCAGAGCCTGAACATCGCACATGACTGGCCCGAGACGACCGGTCTGGACTTCGCGGGCCTGCACCCCGCCTGA
- a CDS encoding DegV family protein, translating into MIAVLADSTCDLHPDNAKQLGIHIIPLHVTMQQRTLLDWQDIDPDAVYDHMRAGGSATTSPVTVAAFEQRYLELLSTHDAVVSLHISGKLSDTVKHAQQAAQQLGETARIQVIDTEVACGPLAELALVAREQVSAGLELHQVARAVQEARNSMYAELSVATLDYLRRSGRIGRAQALLGGVLGVRPVLTFERGELKANRRVKVDQAAADMLGSLKQRFGNTPLSVTIMHAGRDAERINALRSAMVASGLNVQRGRVQLMGPVIGAHVGPGTFGFNALPIG; encoded by the coding sequence ATGATTGCGGTTCTCGCCGACTCCACCTGTGATCTGCACCCAGACAATGCCAAGCAACTGGGCATTCACATCATTCCCCTGCACGTCACCATGCAGCAGCGCACGCTCCTGGACTGGCAGGACATTGATCCGGACGCCGTGTACGATCACATGCGCGCCGGCGGCAGCGCCACCACGTCACCCGTCACCGTCGCCGCCTTCGAGCAGCGGTACCTCGAGCTGCTCAGCACGCACGACGCGGTCGTCAGCCTGCACATCTCCGGGAAACTCTCGGACACCGTGAAGCACGCCCAGCAGGCCGCGCAGCAGCTGGGCGAAACGGCCCGCATTCAGGTTATCGACACCGAGGTCGCCTGCGGTCCCCTCGCGGAGCTGGCCCTGGTCGCCCGCGAGCAGGTCAGTGCGGGGCTGGAACTGCATCAGGTGGCGCGCGCCGTGCAGGAGGCCCGCAACAGCATGTACGCCGAACTGTCCGTCGCGACCCTGGACTACCTGCGCCGCAGCGGCCGCATCGGGCGCGCCCAGGCCCTGCTGGGCGGCGTGCTGGGCGTGCGGCCCGTCCTGACCTTCGAACGCGGTGAACTGAAAGCCAACCGCCGCGTCAAGGTGGATCAGGCCGCGGCGGACATGCTCGGCAGCCTCAAGCAGCGTTTCGGGAACACGCCACTGAGCGTCACGATCATGCACGCCGGGCGCGACGCGGAACGCATCAACGCGCTGCGCAGCGCGATGGTCGCCAGCGGCCTGAACGTGCAGCGCGGCCGCGTGCAGCTGATGGGGCCTGTCATCGGCGCGCACGTCGGCCCCGGCACCTTCGGCTTCAACGCCCTGCCCATCGGCTGA